Proteins co-encoded in one Armatimonadota bacterium genomic window:
- a CDS encoding carboxypeptidase regulatory-like domain-containing protein has translation MTKLPNTLMMLAGLTLLFSVLALVGCNSGSPPTQILVAVTGRVMLLQDGGNVGQGNVTVKLTPTDGGDAIQQAVNPDGTFAIADVPAGEYNLEIIPGAGVNVILQGAQKVFLDKEDEDKLIDIPTVYVVETPPAPPPNI, from the coding sequence ATGACAAAGCTCCCGAACACACTCATGATGCTCGCCGGATTGACGCTGCTATTCAGCGTCCTGGCGCTTGTAGGCTGCAATAGCGGTAGCCCGCCGACTCAGATTCTGGTGGCGGTGACGGGCCGGGTCATGCTCCTGCAGGACGGTGGGAACGTGGGGCAGGGCAATGTGACGGTGAAGCTCACCCCCACCGATGGCGGCGACGCGATCCAGCAGGCCGTGAACCCGGACGGGACCTTCGCCATCGCCGATGTGCCTGCGGGCGAGTATAACCTGGAGATCATTCCGGGTGCGGGCGTGAACGTGATCCTGCAGGGCGCGCAGAAGGTCTTTCTGGACAAGGAAGATGAGGACAAGCTGATCGACATTCCGACGGTGTACGTAGTAGAGACCCCACCTGCGCCGCCGCCCAACATCTAG